DNA from Onychomys torridus chromosome 1, mOncTor1.1, whole genome shotgun sequence:
ATCCCAGCCATCAGCTCCTTAACTACCCCATGAGAACCCAAGCAGAGGTTAGGTACCTGAGGGAATCTGTTTAGTTCCTCACCTGTGATCAGGATGTCCAGGGGGTCACTGGAGGCTGACCACTCGGAGGAGGAGAGGTTGTTTGAACCATAGCATCTGTATTGGCCTCCAGTAGTTCTGCTCACAGGGTGTAGTGTGAAGTTGGCCAAGGAGAGGCCACTCTGCGTCCACTGGACACTATGCTGGGTGAGGTCAGCTCCCCCCACCTTGTACAGAGCAAATCTGTCATAGTTGATGTCAGAGCAACATTGCAGGGTGAGGCTCTTCCCAGGGTCCAGGATATGGCCTTGGTGAGTCAGCAAGGAGGGCTTCTTGGACAGGCCTACAGGGAAGGTGACAGGCTAGGGATTGAGGGGCTGGTTTTTACCAAACACTtgtcccctcccttcctgtcctgTACATTTCACTGCTTCTCCCCAGCAATGGGGCTCTGGCTCAGCCACCAGGCTCTTCCTCAACCACTCTGTCCCTACAGCTACCCAGTGGGACAGGTCCATGGCAAAGGACTTAGTGTGTCAAAAATTGATTGATCAATGATGGTTCTGACTCACCTGAGATGTGTATTTCCAGGGGCTCACTGGGTACTGACCACAACTGTGGAGTGTGGCTGTAGTAACCATAACATCTGAATGTCCCTCTGTGGTCTGGTTTGACATGATCTATAGAGAACAAGGCTTGCCACTGCCTAATATGGTATATATACTGTGAGTTCAGAGACCTAAAAAAGTTTTGATCATTCTTGGTGAGAATGAACCTGTCATATCCCTCCTGGGAGACACACTGGAGAGTCACGTTCCCTCCTGAGGtcaccacagggctgggcaggactgtcAGTCTGGGTTTACTGTAGTGGATTCCtaggagagaaggaggcagacTGTTACATGGACTTGCACAGCCACCGTGTTCTCCAGTTCTAGGCTGTGAGAGCAGAATACTTTTGAGAGTAGAGCCTGCGGCTGAGATCATGACTGTCCCCTCACCTTTCACCACAGTCTCCAGGGTGTCACTACGCTCTGACCAGCCAGCTGAGCTGTAACAGTAACAGCGATATTGCCCTGCATGCTGCTGTGTTACAGAAGGGATGAAGAACTTAGCCTTGTTCCCAGGCTTCTCTGGCGTCTGTGTGTTCCAGGATTTTTGGCTTCCCTCTTTATGCAGAACAAATATTTCTGCAGCCACGGTCCCCTCACACCAGATGGTCATGGGGCTTTCTGAGGTGACCACAGAGGCTGGCTCAGCCTTGATGGTGGGTTTGTGGAGGGTCCCTGTAAGGAAGTAGCAGAGAAGAAGATGGGTCTGTCTGAAAGCGGCACAGATAAAGTTACACTTGCAGAtggcacttttttttcttttaaaaatgtattcatacAACACATTCTGATAGCAccctcctcacctcctttctcccctagatccactactctgtttcctttcagaaaagatcAGGTTTCCCAGTGATATTAACTGAATATGCCATAACAAAcatgcagtaagactaggcacacatCCTCATTTTAAGACTGGACAAGggaacccaggaggaggaaaaataTCCCATGTgtgggcaaaagagtcagagagtcCCCCACTTCATTGTTATGATTCTTAACAAAAACCCAgagatagccaggcagtggtggtggatgTCTTTAACCCCAATACTCCTTAGGCAGAtgccggcagatctctgtgagttcaaggccagcctggtctatagagtgagttccaggacaggacagacagagctacaccATGAAACtctaaactaaacaaaaccaaaaagaacccaggtaaacaaccacagcatgtgtgcagaGACCCTAgggcagacccatgcaggctctctggttgctgctttagtctctgtgagtccttattatccctgcttagttgattctgtgagccaaattctcctggtgtcctcgacCATTTTGGCTCCTACAaaccttcctccatctcttctctggggttccctgagctcttgTGTATGGTACGTGAGCTGATCCAGAGTAACAGAAGGCCCCATAAAGATTCATCTCTGTCCTAAACCTCCTGGACTTTGCAGTCACTGTCTGCCTTGGATTCTGTATCGTGTGTCCCACTCTGTCTACCATGCTCTGTGTCAATGGGCTCGGGATCCCTGGCTGctcacacatatcacacaccacacaccaaagCCTCCCTGAGCACCTGTATCATTTCAACATCATTCTAGGGAAAGACTAGAGTTCCTCACCTGAGAACAGGAGCTCCAGGGGGTCACTAGGTTCTGACCACAACTGTGGTCTGTTCATATTAAAGCTGTAGCATCTGAATGTCCACCTTTGGCTGGAGGTCACAGGGCCCACAGAGAACAGGGCCTGGATCTGTCTGGTATAGTAGTTATACTCTGAGTCCAGTGTCCAGGAGCGCTTCTGAGGTCCTTCCTTAGTCAGAATGAACCTGTCATATGACTGCCCTGAGACACACTGGAGGCTGACATTCCCTCCTTCAGTCAccacagggctgggctgggctgacaGGCTGGGTTTACTGTAGACTcctaggagagaaacaggaatCACTTAAATATATCAGGTTTCATTATCCTCCAGGGCTGTGAGATGGAGGAAGGCCTGTGAACAGACCCACCTCTTGACagtcaaacctgaggcagagGACCCTGTGTGTTCTCTCACCTGTCACCACCAGCTCTAGGGAGTCACTGAACTCTGACCAGCCATCACGGGTCCGATATTGACAGTGATATTGCCCTGCATGGTAATAGTCTATTTTTGAGATTGAGAATTCAGCCTTGTCCTTAGGACTCTGTGGAATCTGTGTGCAGCTTAAAGATTGGTGTCCAACTTTATGCAGACAGTACTCTTTGGCTCCCGTGGTCCCCTCACACAAGAAGATTACAGTAGTATGCTGAGAGACTACAGAGTCTGGTTGTGCTCTGAGGATAGGCTTAGGGAGGGCCCCTGTAAGAAAATGAGCAGCTATGATCCAGAATAGCCAATTGCAGCTCCCAACCCAAGCCCTCCAGCCATCCCCAGGGTCAGCACACATGTGTTGTTCGTTCTCCATCCTCACTGCCCAGGCATGGCTGCAGGAATGACGGGAAGTGAAGGTCAGGACATCTCAGACACTCACTCACCTGCCAGCACTGGGGTCCCCAGGCCCAGAGTCAGTCCTGGAAGAGAGTTCCCTGTGAGAGGTTTGTCCCTGAAGCTTGAGCAGTCCCCACTCTGCAGACCCTCCTGAGACCCTGGGGTTTCCTGATGGACAAGTGCTGGGATGTGTAGGTGAAGGTCAATTCTAGAGCATAGtatcccctccccatctccacatCTCACCCAGACAGAGCAGGGCTGTGAAGGTGAAGGTCATGGCATCTCCTCTTGGAGGCTGCAATTGTGCTCATGTGCAGAGCCACAGAGTCTGCCTGGGGGGACAGGAGACACAGGGTGTGGCCTCTGGAGGCTGGGCACTCCCCATGACATGGTTGTACTGGAGCAGCCCCACAGGAAGGGGAAGTGCCCTCCTCTGGCACCAGGCTCTGACTTCCCCAAAGCTGTGTCTAGGTCAGGTCGTAGGCTCTGCAATCAGTTCTTTGATGGACATTTCCATAATCCCATCAGAGTCTGTCTCATTCTGTCCTCATCTTTGTCAGTTCCATCTGGATGGACCTCTATAAATATTACACATGaaaaatacatgtatgaatattacacatatgaaatataaatttacatgtaggtttgctttatttcatttttgtgtgtgaaatgCTTCATATTCAAAATGTTTGAAGATTTGTGTGATGGGTCTCGCTGTGTACATCTGCATGGAATAAAAATCATAATCCTCTTCCTCATAGTCTCAAATACTGGGTTAGAACTGTGCACCACTATTTCtggttgtttgttcttttttgatGTGTGTACTTTCCATTACAACtttaaattacacttatttatttacacttatttctttaaattacacttatttaataataataataataataataataataataataataataaattacacTTACTTTTTTCTTCATGCGTGTATATTTGCATATGTCACAGtacatgcatggaggtcagaggatacctACAGAAGGCAGTGTTCTTTTTGCATAATGTGGATCAGAGTCAGGGCTGAAGGTTGGCAGCAGCCCTTACACACTGGTCCATGTTACTAATCCAATCTTagcatcatcattttccttaGTCCTTCTCCTTCAGGCAAGAAAATATTCACTGAGTTCCGGGAGTCCTGGGCCAAACAAGGTCCCAGCATTATTTGACTTTCTTGAGGCACAGGTTTTTGGTGTGGCCACCCTTCTTCTTGAGGAATTTGACCACACAGGGGTGCAGGTATGGACAGCACTTGTGGGGAGCAGTACATGGCTTTGTCATAGTTGTGTCTCTGGAGAAATTGGCAAAGGGATGGCTCTATGATGCCAACACACAGGTGCAGCACCAGGTGAAGAGTGGGACTCTTTCTGGACTTTGCTATTGGCCAGGGTGCAGCCG
Protein-coding regions in this window:
- the LOC118589795 gene encoding leukocyte immunoglobulin-like receptor subfamily B member 3 isoform X2, with the translated sequence MTFTFTALLCLGLTLGLGTPVLAGALPKPILRAQPDSVVSQHTTVIFLCEGTTGAKEYCLHKVGHQSLSCTQIPQSPKDKAEFSISKIDYYHAGQYHCQYRTRDGWSEFSDSLELVVTGVYSKPSLSAQPSPVVTEGGNVSLQCVSGQSYDRFILTKEGPQKRSWTLDSEYNYYTRQIQALFSVGPVTSSQRWTFRCYSFNMNRPQLWSEPSDPLELLFSGTLHKPTIKAEPASVVTSESPMTIWCEGTVAAEIFVLHKEGSQKSWNTQTPEKPGNKAKFFIPSVTQQHAGQYRCYCYSSAGWSERSDTLETVVKGIHYSKPRLTVLPSPVVTSGGNVTLQCVSQEGYDRFILTKNDQNFFRSLNSQYIYHIRQWQALFSIDHVKPDHRGTFRCYGYYSHTPQLWSVPSEPLEIHISGLSKKPSLLTHQGHILDPGKSLTLQCCSDINYDRFALYKVGGADLTQHSVQWTQSGLSLANFTLHPVSRTTGGQYRCYGSNNLSSSEWSASSDPLDILITGQLSFSPSLSVKPNSTVHSGDNVTMLCQSTYKVDTFILSKEGADHQPQRLKSKFHIWKFQAEFSMSAVTSALSGTYRCYGSRDSSPYLLTQTSGPVELTVSGPTGTSSLPPAKSMPTYGLEGYLKALVGVSVAFLLFLFILIFLLLRRRHQGKFRKDAQKVTELQLPAGAAGPVTRDRGSQKRSNPAAANQEENLYASVEDTQPEDGANLESWAAESKEPQDVTYAQLCTRSLRQGRAAPPPSQAGDAPEEPTVYAALAVTRQGSVPSNKEQ
- the LOC118589795 gene encoding leukocyte immunoglobulin-like receptor subfamily B member 3 isoform X1; this translates as MTFTFTALLCLGLTLGLGTPVLAGALPKPILRAQPDSVVSQHTTVIFLCEGTTGAKEYCLHKVGHQSLSCTQIPQSPKDKAEFSISKIDYYHAGQYHCQYRTRDGWSEFSDSLELVVTGVYSKPSLSAQPSPVVTEGGNVSLQCVSGQSYDRFILTKEGPQKRSWTLDSEYNYYTRQIQALFSVGPVTSSQRWTFRCYSFNMNRPQLWSEPSDPLELLFSGTLHKPTIKAEPASVVTSESPMTIWCEGTVAAEIFVLHKEGSQKSWNTQTPEKPGNKAKFFIPSVTQQHAGQYRCYCYSSAGWSERSDTLETVVKGIHYSKPRLTVLPSPVVTSGGNVTLQCVSQEGYDRFILTKNDQNFFRSLNSQYIYHIRQWQALFSIDHVKPDHRGTFRCYGYYSHTPQLWSVPSEPLEIHISGLSKKPSLLTHQGHILDPGKSLTLQCCSDINYDRFALYKVGGADLTQHSVQWTQSGLSLANFTLHPVSRTTGGQYRCYGSNNLSSSEWSASSDPLDILITGQLSFSPSLSVKPNSTVHSGDNVTMLCQSTYKVDTFILSKEGADHQPQRLKSKFHIWKFQAEFSMSAVTSALSGTYRCYGSRDSSPYLLTQTSGPVELTVSGPTGTSSLPPAKSMPTYGLEGYLKALVGVSVAFLLFLFILIFLLLRRRHQGKFRKDAQKVTELQLPAGAAGPVTRDRGSQKRSNPAAANQEENLCEMKRVLGREMYASVEDTQPEDGANLESWAAESKEPQDVTYAQLCTRSLRQGRAAPPPSQAGDAPEEPTVYAALAVTRQGSVPSNKEQ